In Necator americanus strain Aroian chromosome IV, whole genome shotgun sequence, the following proteins share a genomic window:
- a CDS encoding hypothetical protein (NECATOR_CHRIV.G16084.T2) — MSSFSWVHMYMQVHWILLCALVVCCSSNLFIGRISTRPSAGKRGVADETHRLVQGDRPESICSSASLESTLERMNVLRAELQRLSTYVAVCDVRTV; from the exons ATGTCGTCGTTTTCATG GGTACACATGTACATGCAGGTGCATTGGATCTTACTGTGCGCATTGGTGGTGTGCTGCAGCAgtaacctattcattggtcgTATATCTACACGACCATCAGCTGGAAAACGAGGCGTCGCCGACGAAACTCATCGACTTGTTCAGGGTGATCGACCAG AATCAATATGTTCGTCAGCGTCGTTGGAGTCTACTCTAGAACGTATGAACGTGCTTCGAGCAGAACTTCAACGACTTTCTACCTATGTAGCTGTATGTGATGTTAGAACGGTCTAG
- a CDS encoding hypothetical protein (NECATOR_CHRIV.G16083.T2), which yields MSSDVLERKNRYEESFQSRVMNEWAKMSHPFWVWFSKSGKEILRNYNINHGTKILFIQEQTHKVNEATRLCMYLRTKIKESYETREAKPIEMKIRKTKIELKDLGTFDPVILAQRLSMDYGDWKGRPLSELILEKGLKIKGTKRGASEDLNMKKRKTIRQ from the exons ATGTCGAGCGACGTTTTGGAGCGAAAAAATCGATACGAGGAGTCGTTTCAATCACGCGTGATGAACGAATGG GCGAAAATGTCACACCCTTTTTGGGTTTGGTTTTCCAAAAGCGGAAAGGAAATTCTTAGGAACTACAATATCAATCATGGTACAAAAATACTTTTCATTCAAGAACAAACCCATAAGGTCAACGAAGCGACTAGATTATG TATGTATCTGAGGACGAAAATAAAGGAGTCATATGAAACGAGAGAAGCTAAGccgatagaaatgaaaattcgtAAAACAAAGATTGAGTTGAAGGATTTAGGGACG TTCGACCCGGTTATACTAGCTCAACGCCTTAGTATGGATTACGGGGATTGGAAAGGAAGACCGCTGTCCGAGCTAATATTAGAGAAGGGACTTAAG ATAAAAGGGACGAAAAGAGGAGCGAGTGAAGATTTAAacatgaagaagagaaaaacgatTCGGCAATAA
- a CDS encoding hypothetical protein (NECATOR_CHRIV.G16084.T1) — MYMQVHWILLCALVVCCSSNLFIGRISTRPSAGKRGVADETHRLVQGDRPESICSSASLESTLERMNVLRAELQRLSTYVAVCDVRTV; from the exons ATGTACATGCAGGTGCATTGGATCTTACTGTGCGCATTGGTGGTGTGCTGCAGCAgtaacctattcattggtcgTATATCTACACGACCATCAGCTGGAAAACGAGGCGTCGCCGACGAAACTCATCGACTTGTTCAGGGTGATCGACCAG AATCAATATGTTCGTCAGCGTCGTTGGAGTCTACTCTAGAACGTATGAACGTGCTTCGAGCAGAACTTCAACGACTTTCTACCTATGTAGCTGTATGTGATGTTAGAACGGTCTAG
- a CDS encoding hypothetical protein (NECATOR_CHRIV.G16083.T1), producing the protein MSSDVLERKNRYEESFQSRVMNEWAKMSHPFWVWFSKSGKEILRNYNINHGTKILFIQEQTHKVNEATRLCMYLRTKIKESYETREAKPIEMKIRKTKIELKDLGTFDPVILAQRLSMDYGDWKGRPLSELILEKGLKGDELTNERLLLPGLCEDIPGKENELKKIQEIKGTKRGASEDLNMKKRKTIRQ; encoded by the exons ATGTCGAGCGACGTTTTGGAGCGAAAAAATCGATACGAGGAGTCGTTTCAATCACGCGTGATGAACGAATGG GCGAAAATGTCACACCCTTTTTGGGTTTGGTTTTCCAAAAGCGGAAAGGAAATTCTTAGGAACTACAATATCAATCATGGTACAAAAATACTTTTCATTCAAGAACAAACCCATAAGGTCAACGAAGCGACTAGATTATG TATGTATCTGAGGACGAAAATAAAGGAGTCATATGAAACGAGAGAAGCTAAGccgatagaaatgaaaattcgtAAAACAAAGATTGAGTTGAAGGATTTAGGGACG TTCGACCCGGTTATACTAGCTCAACGCCTTAGTATGGATTACGGGGATTGGAAAGGAAGACCGCTGTCCGAGCTAATATTAGAGAAGGGACTTAAG GGGGACGAATTAACAAACGAGAGGCTATTACTTCCTGGATTGTGTGAGGATATCCCagggaaagaaaatgaattgaagaaaatacaaGAG ATAAAAGGGACGAAAAGAGGAGCGAGTGAAGATTTAAacatgaagaagagaaaaacgatTCGGCAATAA
- a CDS encoding hypothetical protein (NECATOR_CHRIV.G16083.T3) has product MSSDVLERKNRYEESFQSRVMNEWFDPVILAQRLSMDYGDWKGRPLSELILEKGLKGDELTNERLLLPGLCEDIPGKENELKKIQEIKGTKRGASEDLNMKKRKTIRQ; this is encoded by the exons ATGTCGAGCGACGTTTTGGAGCGAAAAAATCGATACGAGGAGTCGTTTCAATCACGCGTGATGAACGAATGG TTCGACCCGGTTATACTAGCTCAACGCCTTAGTATGGATTACGGGGATTGGAAAGGAAGACCGCTGTCCGAGCTAATATTAGAGAAGGGACTTAAG GGGGACGAATTAACAAACGAGAGGCTATTACTTCCTGGATTGTGTGAGGATATCCCagggaaagaaaatgaattgaagaaaatacaaGAG ATAAAAGGGACGAAAAGAGGAGCGAGTGAAGATTTAAacatgaagaagagaaaaacgatTCGGCAATAA